In one Sphingobium sp. TKS genomic region, the following are encoded:
- a CDS encoding chloride channel protein: MQRSWKSVVRPFAIRQRRRLRESEAAFILLAVLAGLAAGLMTNVQQWLAHGLQHLFYGVTVNRLSALGAIHHPWRLLALPVGGAMLVLFALLLKGRKRSPIDVVEANALHGGRIPMTDNLVIATQTVISNGMGASVGLEAAYAQMGGGVASLLGQWLKLRRNDLRTLVGAGAGAAIGAAFGAPLTGAFYAFEIVIGHYTPSAIAPVIAAALAGVFVTRAMGVEPWLIATTADRAITTTDYLLFALLGLLCAVLGIMIMRLVTFAEVQVQGWTRLGRWKPLIGGLLLIPLALASPQTLSAGHGALHLNLVLQPAVALLLLILVLKIAASVISLSFGFRGGLFFASLFLGALAGQIFAGLVNASGTGISLDPGDAALVGMAGLSVSIVGGPMTLALLMLETTRDFGLMAVVLTASLLSSAVTREMFGYSFSTWRLHLRGSSIRSPRDIGWVLNLTAGRMMRRDWVRVEEDCTVAQFRNKVPLGSASKAIMTDAAGHYRGVIPTAAAYAPDLDGDARLAPLAVLRDATLKPDANIQTILPLFDRWAADELAVVGGTGLVMGVLTEKHARRRYFEEIESSQRALFGES; the protein is encoded by the coding sequence ATGCAGCGAAGCTGGAAATCGGTGGTCAGGCCGTTTGCTATCCGACAACGGCGACGTCTGCGCGAAAGCGAGGCGGCCTTCATCCTGCTCGCCGTGCTTGCCGGGCTGGCGGCCGGACTGATGACGAATGTGCAGCAATGGCTGGCACATGGCCTCCAGCACCTATTCTACGGCGTGACCGTCAACCGGCTAAGCGCGCTGGGGGCGATCCACCATCCCTGGCGCTTGCTGGCGCTTCCGGTTGGCGGCGCGATGCTGGTGCTCTTTGCGCTCCTGCTGAAGGGACGCAAGAGGTCCCCGATTGACGTTGTCGAGGCCAATGCCCTCCATGGGGGACGCATTCCCATGACCGACAATCTTGTCATCGCGACGCAGACAGTCATTTCCAACGGGATGGGTGCTTCGGTCGGTCTGGAGGCAGCCTATGCCCAGATGGGTGGCGGCGTCGCGTCGCTGCTCGGCCAATGGTTGAAGCTGCGGCGCAACGATCTTCGCACGTTGGTAGGAGCCGGCGCGGGCGCAGCGATCGGCGCGGCCTTCGGCGCTCCGCTCACCGGCGCCTTTTATGCTTTCGAAATCGTGATCGGCCACTACACACCCTCGGCTATCGCGCCGGTGATCGCGGCTGCTCTCGCGGGCGTTTTCGTGACGCGAGCGATGGGTGTGGAGCCCTGGCTGATTGCAACCACGGCGGACCGGGCGATCACCACTACCGATTATCTGCTATTTGCCCTGCTCGGTCTGCTCTGTGCGGTGCTTGGCATCATGATCATGCGGCTGGTCACCTTCGCAGAGGTTCAGGTGCAGGGCTGGACGAGATTGGGACGATGGAAGCCGCTGATCGGCGGTCTGCTGTTGATACCCCTGGCGCTGGCCTCGCCGCAGACCCTCTCGGCGGGGCATGGAGCCTTGCATCTCAACCTCGTTCTGCAGCCGGCCGTTGCACTGCTGCTGCTTATCTTGGTGCTCAAGATCGCGGCATCGGTAATTTCCTTGAGCTTCGGCTTTCGAGGGGGCCTGTTTTTCGCGTCGCTTTTCCTCGGTGCGCTGGCGGGGCAGATTTTCGCTGGCCTTGTCAACGCATCTGGAACCGGGATCTCCCTCGATCCCGGGGATGCAGCGCTCGTCGGGATGGCAGGTCTGAGCGTATCGATCGTCGGCGGCCCGATGACGCTGGCTCTGCTGATGCTGGAGACGACGCGCGATTTTGGGCTTATGGCTGTTGTGTTGACCGCATCCTTGCTCTCAAGTGCGGTGACCAGGGAGATGTTCGGTTATTCCTTCTCGACATGGCGGCTGCACCTGCGAGGTTCGAGCATCCGCAGTCCGCGCGACATCGGCTGGGTACTGAACCTGACGGCCGGACGCATGATGCGGCGCGACTGGGTCCGGGTGGAGGAGGATTGCACGGTGGCCCAATTTCGCAACAAGGTGCCGCTGGGATCGGCGAGCAAGGCGATCATGACCGATGCGGCCGGACATTATCGCGGGGTCATCCCGACGGCGGCCGCCTATGCGCCGGATCTGGATGGCGATGCGCGCTTGGCGCCACTTGCGGTACTCCGCGATGCGACACTGAAGCCGGATGCCAATATCCAGACGATCCTGCCCCTGTTCGATCGGTGGGCCGCCGACGAGCTTGCGGTGGTCGGGGGGACTGGCCTGGTGATGGGGGTACTGACCGAGAAACACGCAAGACGGCGCTATTTCGAGGAAATTGAGTCTTCGCAACGGGCATTGTTCGGAGAGAGCTGA
- a CDS encoding PAS domain-containing protein: MSDQKQISHRSWKSIADDQRIENELSGLDPFTDPFVAAVHATRMPMIITNPRLADNPVVFANDAFCRLTGYERDEILGRNCRFLQGEATDQETRRQLHQAVEHAHPVEVDIRNYRKNGEPFWNRLLMAPVFDADKKLSYFFASQVDVTLERERLSGLERDNAALVAEVSNRLRTQEERERELALALRAGGFGTWSFELQSRTLTASEDCKALFGRALDQPFTFEDRIAAVHDDDRRRAIDNMIEAGTQGREHQEEYRIIWPDGSTRWISSRGQPFFDVAGRPVRVAGVSMDITHAKRAELKRQALVRLNDLFRDLDQSADISHAAAEILGQTLDVSRAGYGMVDRINETIMIERDWNAPGVTTIAGTLQFRAYGSYIEDLKQGETVCVDDSRLDPRTADTSAVLEAISARAFINMPLHEQGGFVALIFVNNDTPRHWSDDDVAFVREVAERTRDAVERRRAEHELAELAASLERQVAERTAELLRAEDALRQSQKMEAVGQLTGGLAHDFNNLLTGIGGGLELIQLRLAQGRAAEIGRYMDAAQDAVKRAAALTHRLLAFSRRQTLDPRPTDANALVSGLEDLVRRTVGPAILVETRLAADLESILVDPSQLENALLNLCINARDAMPDGGRLMIETQDRLIDDQAGRAYDITPGNYICLSVSDTGTGMDAETMSRAFEPFFTTKPIGSGTGLGLSMVYGFARQSGGHVHIHSTPGMGTTVAVYLPRNGRAVMAEASPALLSAAPYAQGSETVLVVDDEASIRMLIIEALADLGYDVLEAPDGPTAMELLAQGRMIDLLVTDVGLPGMNGRQLADALRTTRPGLKVVFITGYAENAVLNHDHLEAGMQIITKPFTMEVLASRIKALLS, from the coding sequence TTGTCCGATCAGAAGCAAATCAGCCATCGTTCCTGGAAAAGCATCGCGGATGACCAGAGGATCGAAAACGAGCTAAGCGGCCTCGACCCCTTCACGGACCCGTTCGTGGCTGCGGTGCATGCCACCCGGATGCCGATGATCATCACCAATCCGAGGCTCGCGGACAATCCGGTGGTATTCGCCAATGATGCATTTTGTCGCCTGACGGGCTATGAACGTGATGAGATCCTTGGCCGTAACTGCCGCTTTTTACAGGGTGAGGCTACCGACCAGGAAACGCGGCGGCAACTCCATCAGGCGGTAGAACACGCACATCCAGTCGAAGTCGACATCAGGAATTACCGGAAGAATGGCGAGCCGTTCTGGAACCGCCTCCTTATGGCGCCCGTGTTCGACGCCGACAAGAAACTCTCCTATTTCTTTGCCAGCCAGGTAGACGTGACCCTGGAACGAGAGCGGTTGTCGGGCCTGGAACGCGACAATGCCGCGCTCGTGGCCGAGGTGAGCAACCGGTTGCGCACCCAGGAGGAACGGGAGCGGGAGTTGGCGCTCGCACTGCGGGCAGGTGGCTTTGGCACCTGGAGTTTCGAGCTTCAATCCCGGACGCTGACGGCCTCGGAGGACTGCAAGGCGCTCTTCGGCCGCGCACTGGACCAGCCTTTCACCTTCGAAGACAGGATAGCCGCGGTTCATGACGATGACCGCCGGCGGGCAATCGACAATATGATCGAGGCCGGTACGCAGGGCCGGGAGCATCAGGAGGAATATCGCATCATCTGGCCCGACGGCAGCACGCGCTGGATATCGTCACGCGGCCAGCCTTTCTTCGATGTCGCTGGCAGGCCGGTTCGGGTTGCCGGGGTGTCGATGGACATCACCCATGCGAAGCGGGCGGAGTTGAAACGCCAGGCACTGGTCCGGCTGAACGATCTTTTTCGCGATCTCGACCAGAGCGCAGACATTTCCCACGCCGCGGCCGAAATTCTCGGCCAGACGCTCGATGTGAGCCGGGCCGGCTATGGCATGGTCGATCGCATCAACGAAACGATCATGATCGAGCGGGACTGGAATGCGCCGGGCGTCACCACGATCGCAGGCACATTGCAGTTCCGCGCGTACGGCAGCTACATCGAAGATCTCAAGCAGGGCGAGACCGTGTGCGTCGATGACTCCCGCCTGGACCCGAGAACCGCCGACACATCCGCCGTGCTGGAAGCGATCAGCGCTCGCGCGTTCATCAACATGCCCTTGCATGAGCAGGGCGGGTTTGTCGCCCTCATCTTCGTCAACAACGACACCCCGCGGCATTGGTCCGATGACGATGTCGCCTTTGTTCGCGAAGTGGCTGAGAGAACCCGTGACGCGGTGGAGCGGCGCCGCGCCGAGCATGAACTTGCCGAGTTGGCTGCCTCGCTTGAACGCCAGGTGGCCGAGCGAACCGCTGAATTGCTGAGGGCCGAGGATGCCTTGCGGCAATCGCAGAAGATGGAGGCGGTCGGGCAATTAACAGGTGGCCTCGCGCACGATTTCAATAATCTGCTCACCGGTATCGGGGGCGGTCTTGAACTGATCCAGCTTCGCCTTGCTCAGGGACGCGCCGCCGAAATCGGCCGCTACATGGACGCCGCCCAGGATGCGGTGAAGCGCGCGGCAGCGTTGACGCACCGTCTTCTCGCCTTCAGCCGCCGGCAGACGCTTGATCCTAGACCTACCGACGCAAACGCGCTGGTCTCTGGCCTGGAGGATCTCGTTCGCCGTACCGTCGGTCCAGCCATCCTTGTCGAGACGAGATTGGCAGCTGATCTGGAATCAATCCTGGTAGACCCAAGCCAGCTCGAGAATGCGCTGCTCAACCTGTGCATCAACGCACGCGATGCGATGCCAGATGGGGGGCGGCTCATGATCGAAACACAAGATCGGCTGATCGATGACCAGGCGGGGCGCGCGTACGATATTACGCCGGGAAATTATATCTGCCTCTCGGTCAGCGACACTGGCACGGGCATGGATGCCGAAACCATGTCCAGGGCGTTCGAGCCTTTTTTCACAACGAAGCCCATAGGCAGCGGCACAGGTCTTGGCCTGTCCATGGTTTATGGATTTGCAAGGCAATCGGGCGGCCATGTGCATATCCATTCGACGCCGGGCATGGGCACGACTGTTGCGGTCTATTTGCCTCGTAACGGCCGGGCCGTCATGGCCGAGGCTTCACCAGCCCTCCTGTCTGCCGCGCCATACGCACAGGGGAGCGAAACCGTTCTTGTCGTGGATGATGAAGCATCCATCCGGATGCTCATCATCGAAGCCCTGGCCGATCTGGGATATGACGTCCTTGAAGCGCCTGACGGGCCAACGGCGATGGAGCTGCTGGCACAAGGGCGGATGATCGACCTGCTGGTGACGGACGTCGGCCTGCCGGGGATGAACGGACGCCAGCTTGCGGACGCGTTGCGAACAACCCGGCCTGGCCTCAAGGTTGTGTTCATAACCGGCTATGCCGAAAATGCAGTCCTCAATCACGACCATCTGGAAGCAGGCATGCAGATCATCACCAAGCCTTTCACGATGGAAGTGCTGGCGTCCCGCATCAAGGCGCTTCTGTCCTGA
- a CDS encoding universal stress protein: MKNILLLVHDDEGQEARLQAALDLTRALGGHLQCIDVTPFPVIAGDLYAGFGETALMLDERDSEARNKKRISAHLAKEDVSWDWVDTTGEIASCLLKEAALADIVVLNRQLDNYPLPDMRTIAGQVLMHARVPVLAVPQQVNGFAMKRALLAWDGHPSCIATMRACTPLLSLAEEVEILTIKDGSIQAEPSDAARYLSRHKVNASIRVLNDRLHPADAIIEEEASQWKADYVIMGAYGRGRIMETFGGVTRRLLTHGKLPLVLGH; encoded by the coding sequence ATGAAGAATATTCTTCTCCTGGTACATGATGACGAAGGCCAGGAAGCCCGGCTCCAGGCGGCTCTCGACCTGACCCGGGCGCTCGGCGGCCACCTCCAGTGCATCGATGTGACGCCCTTTCCGGTCATCGCCGGTGATCTTTATGCAGGCTTTGGCGAAACCGCCCTCATGCTTGATGAACGCGACAGTGAAGCTCGCAACAAGAAGCGGATCAGCGCTCACCTCGCCAAGGAGGATGTAAGCTGGGACTGGGTGGATACCACCGGGGAAATCGCAAGCTGTCTCCTGAAGGAGGCGGCGCTTGCCGACATCGTGGTCCTCAATCGCCAGCTCGACAACTATCCTCTGCCCGACATGCGGACAATTGCGGGCCAGGTCCTGATGCACGCCAGGGTACCGGTGCTGGCCGTTCCACAGCAGGTCAATGGCTTCGCCATGAAGAGGGCATTGCTGGCGTGGGACGGTCACCCCTCCTGCATCGCCACCATGCGAGCCTGTACCCCCTTGCTCTCGTTGGCGGAGGAAGTTGAAATACTGACGATCAAGGATGGTTCGATACAGGCAGAACCGAGCGATGCGGCCCGCTATCTCTCGCGTCACAAGGTGAATGCGAGCATCCGGGTCCTCAACGATCGCCTCCACCCCGCAGATGCCATCATCGAGGAGGAGGCAAGCCAGTGGAAGGCGGATTATGTCATCATGGGCGCCTATGGCCGCGGCAGGATCATGGAGACATTTGGCGGCGTTACGAGGCGCTTGTTGACGCATGGCAAATTGCCCCTGGTGCTGGGGCATTGA
- a CDS encoding CBS domain-containing protein, which produces MVEGKRIVGMLTDRDIAVRAAAVALGSDTPVSEIMTRDVQCCQSVEELDHALDEMGEQKVRRMPVLSKEGEMVGMLSLADIVCIDDDFRSIGRALRDICTPHGVHSQAARTRPDID; this is translated from the coding sequence GTGGTCGAGGGCAAGCGCATAGTCGGCATGCTGACCGACCGGGATATCGCCGTTCGCGCCGCTGCTGTCGCGCTCGGGAGCGACACGCCGGTGAGCGAGATCATGACGCGCGATGTCCAGTGCTGTCAGTCCGTCGAGGAACTCGACCACGCCCTGGACGAAATGGGCGAGCAGAAGGTCCGCAGGATGCCCGTCCTTTCCAAAGAGGGAGAAATGGTAGGAATGCTCTCGCTGGCAGACATCGTCTGTATCGACGATGATTTCCGCTCGATCGGCCGCGCTCTTCGCGACATATGCACGCCTCACGGCGTCCATTCGCAGGCTGCGCGCACAAGACCTGACATTGACTGA
- a CDS encoding IS3 family transposase (programmed frameshift) — translation MKPQHSLKKSSAKAPAERVVKDIRRQTRRHFSAEDKIRIVLDGLRGEDSIAELCRKEGIAQSLYYTWSKEFMEAGKRRLAGDTARAATSGEVQDLRREARALKECVADLTLENRLLKKKHDRGWGRRRMRYPASEKLEIIRIVEQSHLPAKLTLDKLGIARRTFYRWYDRFLAGGPEALEDRSSAPSRVWNRIPPDIHDQIIELALEQSELSPRELAVRFTDERRYFVSEATVYRLLKAHDLITSPAYVVIKAADQFHTKTTRVNEMWQTDFTYFKIIGWGWMYLSTVLDDFSRYIIAWKLCTNMRAEDVTDTLDMALAASGCDSATVLHKPRLLSDNGPSYIAGELAEYIEARKMSHVRGAPLHPQTQGKIERWHQTLKNRILLENYFLPGDLETQIEAFVEHYNNQRYHESLNNVTPADAYFGRAPAIIKQRERIKRQTIEHRRLQHRKLAA, via the exons ATGAAGCCCCAACACTCCTTGAAAAAATCGTCTGCCAAGGCCCCTGCTGAGCGGGTGGTGAAGGACATCCGGCGGCAGACCCGGCGGCACTTCTCGGCCGAAGACAAGATCCGCATCGTGCTCGATGGGCTGCGCGGCGAAGACAGCATTGCCGAACTATGCCGCAAGGAAGGCATTGCACAGAGCCTGTATTACACCTGGTCGAAGGAGTTTATGGAAGCGGGCAAGCGGCGCCTGGCGGGTGACACGGCTCGTGCCGCGACCAGCGGCGAGGTGCAGGACCTGCGCCGCGAAGCCCGTGCCCTGAAGGAATGCGTGGCCGACCTGACGCTCGAAAACCGTCTGCTCA AAAAAAAGCATGATCGCGGATGGGGGCGACGACGAATGAGGTATCCCGCATCCGAGAAGCTCGAGATCATCCGGATCGTCGAGCAGTCGCATCTGCCGGCGAAGCTCACTCTCGACAAGCTGGGGATCGCACGCCGGACGTTCTACCGCTGGTACGACCGGTTCCTTGCAGGCGGACCGGAGGCGTTGGAAGATCGGTCATCGGCACCGAGCCGCGTGTGGAACCGGATCCCGCCTGACATCCATGATCAGATCATCGAACTGGCGCTGGAGCAGTCCGAGCTGAGCCCACGGGAGCTGGCGGTGCGCTTTACCGACGAAAGGCGTTACTTCGTGTCGGAAGCCACGGTTTACCGCCTTCTGAAGGCCCATGACCTGATCACCAGCCCGGCCTATGTGGTGATCAAGGCCGCCGATCAGTTCCACACCAAGACCACGCGGGTGAACGAGATGTGGCAGACCGACTTCACCTACTTCAAGATTATCGGGTGGGGCTGGATGTACCTGTCGACCGTGCTCGACGACTTCTCACGCTACATCATCGCCTGGAAGCTGTGCACCAACATGCGCGCCGAGGACGTGACCGACACGCTGGACATGGCACTGGCCGCATCGGGCTGCGACAGCGCCACGGTGCTGCACAAGCCAAGGCTGCTGTCGGACAATGGCCCCAGCTACATCGCGGGCGAACTGGCGGAATACATCGAGGCCCGGAAGATGAGCCATGTTCGCGGTGCCCCGCTGCACCCGCAAACCCAGGGCAAGATCGAACGCTGGCACCAGACCCTCAAAAACCGCATCCTGCTGGAGAACTACTTCCTGCCCGGCGACCTCGAAACCCAGATCGAGGCATTCGTCGAGCACTACAACAACCAGCGTTACCACGAGAGCCTGAACAACGTGACGCCCGCCGACGCCTACTTCGGCAGGGCACCAGCCATCATCAAACAGCGTGAAAGGATCAAGCGACAGACCATCGAACATCGGCGCTTGCAACACCGCAAACTCGCCGCCTAA
- a CDS encoding biotin/lipoyl-binding protein: MKRIALWLLPLALLAAAAWWLLDGRAREVKLAAARVGEAVELAYATGFVEAEQPVTVSARITAPVRQVLVEEAERVVRGQPLILLDDEEQRHALQQIAAQRRLALQDERRILALFVRRQNIWHNSRRRLAECGLRLGVDVRRRVCGVASADVRWSVA; encoded by the coding sequence ATGAAACGCATCGCGCTCTGGCTGTTGCCGCTGGCGCTGCTGGCGGCGGCAGCCTGGTGGCTGCTCGATGGGAGGGCACGCGAGGTGAAACTGGCCGCCGCGCGCGTCGGTGAGGCGGTTGAACTGGCCTACGCCACCGGATTTGTGGAGGCCGAGCAGCCCGTCACCGTGTCTGCTCGCATCACCGCACCTGTCCGTCAGGTGCTCGTCGAAGAAGCAGAGCGCGTCGTCCGGGGGCAGCCGCTCATCCTCCTGGATGACGAGGAGCAGCGCCATGCGCTGCAGCAAATTGCCGCGCAACGTCGCCTTGCCCTGCAGGATGAGCGGCGCATCCTGGCGCTGTTTGTCCGTCGTCAGAACATTTGGCACAACTCGCGGCGTAGATTAGCGGAGTGCGGGCTTCGTCTGGGGGTTGATGTTAGGCGGCGAGTTTGCGGTGTTGCAAGCGCCGATGTTCGATGGTCTGTCGCTTGA
- a CDS encoding Hsp20/alpha crystallin family protein, translating to MTDFRSLIPFGRTGMFRSGFDPFADLRKEMDRLTDDFGKGWLTSGNGDSRGFLLPRVDIAETDKGLELTAELPGFDEKDVSLDVHDGILTIKAEHKEEREEKDEKKHYHLVERSRGSFLRRVALPFEADADKASAQLEKGLLKVVVPRLATEASKPRQIPIGPK from the coding sequence ATGACTGACTTTCGTTCACTGATTCCCTTTGGACGCACCGGCATGTTTCGCAGCGGATTTGATCCGTTCGCCGACCTGCGCAAGGAAATGGATCGCCTGACCGATGATTTCGGTAAAGGTTGGCTCACCAGCGGCAATGGCGACAGCAGGGGCTTTCTCCTGCCCAGGGTCGATATCGCCGAGACAGACAAAGGCCTGGAACTGACCGCCGAACTGCCGGGCTTCGATGAGAAGGATGTGTCGCTCGACGTTCACGACGGCATTCTCACCATCAAGGCCGAGCATAAGGAAGAGCGCGAAGAGAAGGACGAAAAGAAGCATTATCACCTGGTCGAACGCAGCCGGGGAAGCTTTTTGCGGCGGGTCGCCCTGCCCTTTGAAGCGGATGCCGACAAGGCGAGCGCGCAACTCGAGAAAGGGCTGCTGAAGGTCGTCGTTCCGCGTCTCGCCACAGAGGCAAGCAAGCCGCGCCAAATCCCGATCGGACCGAAATGA